One region of Myxococcus fulvus genomic DNA includes:
- a CDS encoding efflux RND transporter periplasmic adaptor subunit: protein MRRAGTLTLAVVMLAMGACKKDAEASKGEAPAAGGKAGGRPGAGGGRGPIQFPVEVAAVEARDVEYVVNAVGSVEAFERVQITARVAGAVERVLFMEGQAVKKGDVLAEIEPARYAIAVRAAEASLAKARASLVEAQAGAERRTAVNEASPGLLPAEQLETFTARARTAEADVASARALLDQAQLNQRDAYVRAPMDGVLQTRTVQTGQYVQPGLVLATLLRRDPLLLRFTVPEADVGRIKPGLAARFTVRSESGSFTAKITHVAQAADEANRLVPVTAEVSAEDAAKLRPGAFASVAVPVETRGGSPVVPQTAVRASERGFLAFVVDGEKARERVLELGMRTADGRVEVREGLKAGETLVIRGGEALRDGVTVRVVQEKKPTLTAEPRAEDGGQGARR, encoded by the coding sequence ATGCGACGCGCAGGAACGCTGACCTTGGCCGTGGTGATGCTCGCCATGGGGGCATGCAAGAAGGACGCGGAGGCGTCGAAGGGCGAGGCTCCCGCGGCGGGCGGAAAGGCGGGCGGTCGCCCCGGTGCTGGCGGCGGCCGAGGCCCCATCCAGTTCCCCGTCGAGGTCGCCGCCGTGGAGGCCCGCGACGTCGAGTACGTGGTGAACGCGGTGGGCTCCGTGGAGGCCTTCGAGCGGGTGCAGATCACCGCTCGCGTGGCGGGCGCCGTGGAGCGCGTGCTCTTCATGGAAGGGCAGGCGGTGAAGAAGGGGGACGTGCTCGCTGAAATCGAGCCCGCCCGCTACGCCATCGCCGTGCGCGCGGCCGAGGCCTCGCTCGCCAAGGCCCGCGCCTCGCTGGTGGAGGCCCAGGCCGGCGCCGAACGTCGCACCGCCGTCAACGAGGCCAGCCCCGGCCTGTTGCCCGCCGAGCAGCTGGAGACCTTCACGGCGCGCGCGCGCACCGCGGAGGCGGACGTGGCCTCCGCGCGGGCGCTGCTGGACCAGGCGCAGTTGAACCAGCGCGACGCCTATGTCCGCGCGCCCATGGACGGCGTGCTCCAGACTCGCACGGTGCAGACGGGCCAGTACGTGCAGCCGGGCCTGGTGCTGGCGACGCTGCTGCGCAGGGACCCGCTGCTCTTGCGCTTCACGGTGCCGGAGGCGGACGTGGGGCGCATCAAGCCGGGGCTCGCGGCGCGCTTCACGGTGCGCTCGGAGAGCGGCTCCTTCACCGCGAAGATCACCCACGTGGCGCAGGCCGCGGACGAGGCGAACCGCCTGGTGCCGGTGACGGCCGAGGTGTCCGCCGAGGACGCGGCGAAGCTGCGGCCCGGTGCGTTCGCGTCGGTGGCGGTGCCGGTGGAGACGCGCGGCGGCAGCCCGGTGGTGCCGCAGACGGCGGTGCGCGCCAGTGAGCGGGGCTTCCTGGCCTTCGTGGTGGATGGCGAGAAGGCGCGCGAGCGGGTGCTGGAGCTGGGCATGCGCACGGCGGACGGTCGGGTGGAGGTCCGCGAGGGGCTCAAGGCGGGCGAGACGCTGGTCATCCGCGGCGGCGAGGCCCTGCGTGATGGCGTGACGGTGAGGGTGGTGCAGGAGAAGAAGCCCACCCTGACGGCGGAGCCGCGCGCGGAGGATGGCGGCCAGGGAGCGCGGCGATGA
- a CDS encoding efflux RND transporter permease subunit, translated as MNLTEACIKKPVLAWMIMAATIVFGLVAAQRIGISQFPDVDFPTINISVTWEGANPEAVETDVIEPIEEAVTQVEGVTSITSSARQGGANITVELDLSRNVDMALQEVQTKISQAQRQLPEDIDPPIVTKTNPEDQPIIQVGVSGPFSQQVVSDFARYRVKEKLQTVPGVGEVSVGGSLDRNIRIWVDSAKLDALGLTVTDLTSALQREHVELPAGRIEAEGREVNVRVLGEALDLETLRDIVVREQGGQPVYLRDVALVEDGFEDVRRMARVNGTPAQGLGIRKQRGANAVSVAQGVREELARIQKDAPEGMDVAIRFDTTQFIEESVHEIEFELMLACILTAFVCWLFLGSLSSTMNVVLAIPMSLLGTVAVIYFLGFTLNTFTLLGLALAVGIVVDDAIMVLENIFRHSEEGKDRVRAAREGTAEITFAALAATAAVIAIFLPVVFMKGVIGKFFLQFGVTLCVAVMLSYVEAITLAPARCAQLLKTSREGRSKIGVWVDKAFTKLEHAYGRALGWALVRPWRVLAGALVILAASVFAFRALPGEFVPSQDQSRLMVRMQTAVGSSIEETNQLFQKAEAFAASRPEVTSVFALVGGGGGGVNSGFMMLTLKPPDQRMTQSEFQQVLRKELNGYPGLRAVVQDLSQQGFSAQRGFPVEFSVRGSDWDELVKASQEMRDKVQASGKVVDVDTDYQLGMPELRITPDRARAADLGVPMQTVATTINALVGGVRVGKYSTGGRRIDVRLRLLAGQRSRPEDLALLKVRTASGALVPLSALVSQEERPALQAITRRDRERAISIFANVAPGSNQEEALATVEQLAKDLPGGVRVVPGGASVAFRDSMGSLFFALFLGIGVAYMVLGAQFNSFLHPVTVLTILPLSVAGAAFALLGTGSTLNIFSMIGLLLLMGIVKKNSIILVDYALQQRELGLGAVEAMQRAGPVRLRPILMTSTATMMAAVPAALALGAGSETRAPMSIAVLGGLSVSTVLSLVVVPAFYVVADRMKTRLSNWRGKRPDDEEGSPTAHGSPGGDEPRPAAHG; from the coding sequence ATGAACCTGACGGAAGCGTGCATCAAGAAGCCGGTCCTGGCGTGGATGATCATGGCGGCCACCATCGTCTTCGGACTGGTGGCGGCGCAGCGCATCGGCATCAGCCAGTTCCCGGACGTCGACTTCCCCACCATCAACATCAGCGTCACGTGGGAGGGCGCCAACCCCGAGGCCGTCGAGACGGACGTCATCGAGCCCATCGAGGAGGCGGTGACGCAGGTGGAGGGCGTCACCAGCATCACCTCCAGCGCGCGCCAGGGCGGCGCCAACATCACGGTGGAGCTGGACCTGTCGCGCAACGTGGACATGGCGCTGCAGGAGGTCCAGACGAAGATCAGCCAGGCGCAGCGTCAGCTGCCCGAGGACATCGACCCGCCCATCGTCACCAAGACGAACCCGGAGGACCAGCCCATCATCCAGGTGGGTGTGTCCGGGCCCTTCTCCCAGCAGGTGGTGAGCGACTTCGCCCGCTACCGCGTGAAGGAGAAGCTGCAGACGGTGCCGGGCGTGGGCGAGGTGTCCGTCGGTGGCTCGCTGGACCGCAACATCCGCATCTGGGTGGACTCCGCCAAGCTGGACGCGCTCGGGCTGACGGTGACGGACCTCACCTCCGCGCTCCAGCGCGAGCACGTGGAGCTGCCCGCCGGGCGCATCGAGGCCGAGGGGCGCGAGGTCAACGTGCGCGTGCTCGGCGAGGCGTTGGATCTGGAGACGCTGCGCGACATCGTCGTGCGCGAGCAGGGTGGCCAGCCGGTGTACCTGCGCGACGTGGCGCTGGTGGAGGACGGCTTCGAGGACGTGCGGCGCATGGCGCGCGTCAACGGCACGCCCGCACAGGGCCTGGGCATCCGCAAGCAGCGCGGCGCCAACGCGGTGTCCGTGGCGCAGGGCGTGCGCGAGGAGCTGGCGCGCATCCAGAAGGACGCCCCGGAGGGGATGGACGTGGCCATCCGCTTCGACACCACCCAGTTCATCGAGGAGAGCGTCCACGAGATCGAGTTCGAGCTGATGCTGGCCTGCATCCTCACGGCCTTCGTCTGCTGGCTGTTCCTGGGCTCGCTGTCGAGCACGATGAACGTGGTGCTGGCCATCCCCATGTCGCTGTTGGGGACGGTGGCCGTCATCTACTTCCTGGGCTTCACGCTCAACACCTTCACGCTGCTGGGCCTGGCGCTGGCGGTGGGCATCGTGGTGGACGACGCCATCATGGTGCTGGAGAACATCTTCCGACACTCGGAGGAGGGGAAGGACCGGGTGCGCGCGGCGCGCGAGGGCACCGCGGAGATCACCTTCGCGGCGCTCGCGGCCACCGCGGCCGTCATCGCCATCTTCCTGCCCGTCGTCTTCATGAAGGGCGTCATCGGCAAGTTCTTCCTCCAGTTCGGCGTCACGCTGTGCGTGGCGGTGATGCTGTCGTACGTGGAGGCGATCACCCTGGCGCCGGCCCGCTGCGCCCAGCTCTTGAAGACGTCCCGCGAGGGGCGCAGCAAGATCGGCGTGTGGGTGGACAAGGCCTTCACGAAGCTGGAGCACGCCTATGGCCGGGCGCTCGGGTGGGCGCTGGTGCGGCCGTGGCGGGTGCTGGCCGGGGCGCTGGTCATCCTGGCGGCGAGCGTGTTCGCCTTCCGCGCGCTGCCCGGTGAGTTCGTGCCGTCGCAGGACCAGAGCCGGCTGATGGTCCGCATGCAGACGGCGGTGGGCAGCAGCATCGAGGAGACCAACCAGCTCTTCCAGAAGGCGGAGGCGTTCGCCGCCTCGCGGCCGGAGGTGACGAGCGTCTTCGCGTTGGTGGGCGGTGGGGGTGGCGGCGTGAACTCGGGCTTCATGATGCTCACGCTCAAGCCGCCCGATCAGCGCATGACGCAGTCGGAGTTCCAGCAGGTCCTGCGCAAGGAGCTCAACGGCTACCCGGGCCTGCGCGCGGTGGTTCAGGATTTGTCGCAGCAGGGCTTCTCCGCGCAGCGTGGCTTCCCGGTGGAGTTCAGCGTGCGCGGCTCGGACTGGGATGAGCTGGTCAAGGCGAGCCAGGAGATGCGCGACAAGGTCCAGGCCAGCGGCAAGGTGGTGGACGTGGACACCGACTACCAGCTCGGCATGCCGGAGCTGCGCATCACCCCGGACCGGGCGCGCGCGGCAGACCTGGGCGTGCCGATGCAGACGGTGGCGACGACCATCAACGCGCTGGTGGGCGGCGTGCGCGTGGGCAAGTACAGCACGGGAGGGCGCCGCATCGACGTGCGCCTGCGCCTGCTCGCGGGTCAGCGCTCGCGTCCGGAGGACCTGGCGCTGCTCAAGGTGCGCACGGCGAGCGGCGCGCTGGTGCCGCTGTCGGCGCTGGTGTCACAGGAGGAGCGCCCGGCGCTGCAGGCGATTACGCGTCGGGACCGCGAGCGCGCCATCAGCATCTTCGCCAACGTGGCGCCGGGCTCCAATCAGGAGGAGGCGCTGGCCACGGTGGAGCAGCTGGCGAAGGACCTGCCGGGCGGTGTGCGCGTGGTGCCGGGCGGCGCGAGCGTGGCGTTCCGCGACTCGATGGGCAGCCTGTTCTTCGCGCTCTTCCTGGGGATTGGCGTCGCGTACATGGTGCTGGGGGCGCAGTTCAACTCGTTCCTGCATCCGGTCACGGTGCTGACCATTCTGCCGCTGTCGGTGGCGGGCGCGGCCTTCGCGTTGCTCGGCACGGGCAGCACGCTGAACATCTTCAGCATGATTGGTCTCTTGCTGTTGATGGGCATCGTGAAGAAGAACTCCATCATCCTGGTGGACTACGCGCTCCAGCAGCGGGAGCTGGGGCTGGGCGCGGTGGAGGCGATGCAGCGCGCGGGGCCGGTGCGCCTGCGGCCCATCCTGATGACGTCCACGGCGACGATGATGGCGGCGGTGCCGGCGGCGCTGGCGTTGGGCGCGGGCAGCGAGACGCGCGCGCCCATGTCCATCGCGGTGCTCGGCGGGCTGTCGGTCTCCACGGTGCTGAGCCTGGTGGTGGTGCCCGCCTTCTACGTGGTCGCCGACCGCATGAAGACGCGGCTGTCCAACTGGCGCGGCAAGCGTCCGGACGACGAGGAGGGCAGCCCCACCGCCCACGGGAGCCCAGGCGGCGACGA
- a CDS encoding ABC transporter ATP-binding protein — protein sequence MDLRAEGLTVRHGARTVLAEVACALPPGTQAVVLGRSGSGKTTLLKAFAGLSPAFSGRVLWDGQDVAGLSAAERRVRQASFGMVFQTDALFDSLTVRQNVLFPLTRRRVPQDEAHARADEVLGAVGLTDAADTLPERLSGGMKKRAGLARALAARPSVLLADDPFAGLDPGTARQVARVLLEVSRGGTLLVAAPEAPVDLPLPRWLYLRGGRLVYDGAPAPELEREQDEVLP from the coding sequence ATGGACCTGCGCGCGGAGGGCCTGACGGTGAGGCATGGCGCGCGCACCGTGCTCGCGGAGGTGGCGTGCGCGCTGCCCCCGGGCACGCAGGCGGTGGTGCTGGGGCGCTCGGGCTCGGGCAAGACGACGCTGCTGAAGGCCTTCGCGGGGCTCTCGCCCGCGTTCAGCGGACGTGTCCTGTGGGATGGCCAGGACGTGGCGGGCCTGTCCGCCGCCGAGCGCCGCGTGCGGCAGGCGTCGTTCGGCATGGTGTTCCAGACGGACGCGCTGTTCGACTCGCTGACGGTGCGGCAGAACGTGCTCTTTCCGCTCACGCGTCGGCGCGTGCCCCAGGACGAGGCACACGCGCGCGCGGACGAGGTGCTCGGCGCCGTGGGCCTGACGGACGCAGCGGACACGCTGCCGGAGCGGCTGTCTGGTGGCATGAAGAAGCGCGCGGGGCTGGCGCGAGCGCTGGCGGCGCGTCCGTCGGTGTTGCTCGCGGATGACCCCTTCGCGGGGCTGGACCCGGGCACCGCGCGGCAGGTGGCGCGGGTGCTGCTGGAGGTCTCGCGCGGAGGCACGCTGCTGGTCGCCGCGCCCGAGGCGCCGGTGGACCTTCCCCTGCCCCGCTGGCTCTACCTGCGAGGCGGGCGGTTGGTATACGACGGGGCCCCCGCGCCGGAGCTGGAGCGCGAACAGGACGAGGTGCTCCCGTGA
- a CDS encoding putative metal-binding motif-containing protein — MMRLFLVGVALLTLSMTGCKSKTSTNEGGLRVFITYATFRPKCMTLAVEDRRDAARRESGVVTVDAEARSDTRVGVILKQAGWSPDLRVIAEAHEGSCEGPVIARQSADVQFPEENLTDLKLDLRAEDLDDDGFFAMKGDFPGTDCDDTRTDVHPGATELCDGVDNNCVAGESDAPGEVQYWVDADGDGYGDASTTPQVACAPPQGHVTRAGDCDDDDRLVHPDQQEFRCDGKDDNCDGASDNDAFGVGTACLTEQRCTGTRQCQSTEAATCVSTAQTFEYFADDDGDGEAGTSLGFFCEEPEQEATRENNDCDEGTSLVSFVGTTEVCDRLDNDCVGGVDNGLTGCAAVAWNERTVLDDTSARYDAVANYGEGLGWLVGRTGHVIHVNDNTFRPATNCAGNWRSAWAAPNGRVFLGSNDGRFATLMPEELSTACETRPSGQPAAINGLVGFTDPNSNVFTVYGVSSQGHVLSWSYDHGAGSQPAPTIVTQLAANLRAIHGLEAQSLFVVGAEMVNGESRPAAWSSPQTGTTWTREALGLPETTTGLLNAVQVLTSRLVYVAGDHGLLLEKSRDAWTPKPVLTVNGGTVPNLRAFIAFGRTGIYAASSEVNDLHFFNGTAWSVVATPSETVNALGGFGPGEVWATGHDGLLTRWTP; from the coding sequence ATGATGCGTTTATTCCTGGTGGGTGTAGCGCTGCTGACACTTTCGATGACGGGTTGCAAGAGCAAGACCTCGACCAACGAAGGGGGGCTCCGGGTCTTCATCACGTATGCGACCTTCCGGCCAAAGTGCATGACGCTGGCCGTGGAGGACCGTCGGGATGCAGCGCGCCGGGAGTCGGGCGTGGTGACGGTGGACGCGGAGGCCCGGAGCGACACGCGCGTCGGCGTCATCCTGAAGCAGGCGGGCTGGAGTCCGGACCTCCGGGTGATTGCCGAGGCACATGAGGGCTCGTGCGAGGGCCCCGTCATCGCACGGCAGTCCGCGGACGTGCAGTTCCCCGAGGAGAACCTGACGGACCTGAAGCTGGATCTGCGCGCCGAGGACCTGGACGACGACGGCTTCTTCGCCATGAAGGGCGACTTCCCGGGCACCGACTGCGACGACACGCGCACGGACGTGCACCCCGGCGCCACCGAGCTGTGCGACGGCGTGGACAACAACTGCGTCGCGGGCGAGAGCGACGCGCCGGGCGAGGTCCAGTACTGGGTGGACGCGGATGGGGATGGCTACGGCGATGCCAGCACCACGCCCCAGGTGGCGTGCGCGCCGCCCCAGGGCCATGTGACGCGCGCGGGTGACTGCGACGACGACGACCGCCTCGTGCACCCGGACCAGCAGGAGTTCCGCTGCGACGGCAAGGACGACAACTGCGATGGTGCCTCGGACAACGACGCGTTCGGCGTGGGCACCGCCTGCCTCACGGAGCAGCGCTGCACGGGCACCCGGCAGTGCCAGTCCACCGAGGCGGCGACGTGTGTCAGCACGGCGCAGACCTTCGAGTACTTCGCGGATGACGACGGGGATGGCGAGGCCGGCACCTCCCTGGGGTTCTTCTGCGAGGAGCCCGAGCAGGAAGCGACGCGGGAGAACAACGACTGCGACGAGGGAACCTCCCTCGTCTCCTTCGTCGGCACCACCGAGGTCTGCGACCGCCTGGACAACGACTGCGTCGGCGGCGTGGACAATGGGCTGACGGGCTGCGCCGCGGTGGCCTGGAACGAGCGGACGGTGCTCGACGACACGAGCGCGCGCTACGACGCGGTGGCCAACTATGGCGAGGGACTGGGCTGGCTCGTGGGACGGACGGGGCACGTCATCCATGTGAACGACAACACCTTCAGGCCCGCGACGAACTGCGCGGGCAACTGGAGGTCCGCGTGGGCCGCGCCCAATGGACGCGTGTTCCTGGGCTCGAACGACGGACGATTCGCCACGCTGATGCCCGAAGAGCTCAGCACCGCCTGCGAGACCCGGCCCAGCGGTCAGCCAGCAGCCATCAACGGACTGGTGGGCTTCACGGATCCGAACAGCAACGTCTTCACCGTCTACGGAGTCTCCAGCCAGGGGCATGTCCTGTCCTGGAGCTATGACCACGGCGCGGGGAGCCAGCCGGCCCCGACGATCGTCACCCAGCTCGCGGCGAACCTGCGCGCCATCCACGGACTGGAGGCCCAGTCGCTGTTCGTGGTCGGCGCGGAGATGGTGAACGGCGAGTCGCGTCCGGCGGCCTGGAGCTCGCCCCAGACCGGGACGACCTGGACGCGCGAGGCGCTGGGCCTGCCCGAGACCACCACGGGCCTCCTGAACGCGGTCCAGGTGCTCACGTCCAGACTGGTGTACGTGGCGGGCGACCACGGGCTCCTCCTGGAGAAGTCGCGAGACGCGTGGACACCGAAGCCGGTGTTGACGGTGAACGGCGGCACGGTGCCGAACCTGCGCGCCTTCATCGCGTTCGGCCGCACGGGCATCTACGCCGCGTCCTCGGAGGTGAACGACCTGCACTTCTTCAACGGCACCGCGTGGAGCGTCGTCGCCACCCCGTCCGAGACGGTGAACGCGCTGGGCGGCTTCGGCCCGGGCGAGGTCTGGGCGACAGGACACGACGGCCTGCTCACGCGCTGGACGCCCTGA
- a CDS encoding TolC family protein, with protein MSTVRTALVAPLCAWMVLSPSQSQAAQSDAPVAPTPSREAADSAPGAAKTAPPAADSAPGSATSTGPALTFEQAVSMAAERNESALAAQQRAVAAQARVSRARAFFFPELTATGTYTRRPNQTTREVGGQQVIIQRYNAFGANLVARMTLFDARGFPLYRAAKRESEAAGMESVEARRQVSFEAANAFLITLQEQQVFQAAEQRIAFARQSLADAQARAKGGLASTNDVTRAEVEVATAEVELISARNLAQTSRLELGFLLVEPVEGALAAPQQLLEDAARPLDTHDSIIPGAVERRPDILAGQLRVESLEANAWEPLARLLPALGVSATYRLTNEQGLAGRTGDGFLAADLTWNLFDGGERYAERHERVALARAAELELEQGTRRVDVDIQRARVALENARAALTQSELATRAAKQNAEEQGILYRQGLSTALTLADASLRLFEAEVALARSRYSLGVALLGLRAAVGLDPLGKEP; from the coding sequence ATGTCCACTGTCCGAACCGCCCTCGTCGCGCCCCTGTGTGCCTGGATGGTGCTCTCCCCATCCCAGTCCCAGGCGGCCCAGAGCGACGCTCCCGTGGCCCCCACCCCCTCGCGCGAGGCTGCGGATTCCGCACCCGGGGCTGCGAAAACCGCACCGCCCGCTGCGGATTCCGCACCGGGGAGCGCCACCTCCACGGGCCCGGCGCTGACGTTCGAGCAGGCGGTGTCGATGGCGGCCGAGCGCAACGAGTCCGCGCTCGCCGCCCAGCAGCGCGCCGTGGCCGCCCAGGCCCGGGTGTCGCGGGCCCGCGCGTTCTTCTTCCCGGAGCTGACGGCCACGGGCACGTACACGCGCCGCCCCAACCAGACGACGCGCGAGGTCGGCGGACAGCAGGTCATCATCCAGCGCTACAACGCCTTCGGCGCGAACCTCGTCGCGCGGATGACGCTCTTCGACGCGCGCGGCTTCCCGCTGTACCGCGCCGCGAAGCGTGAGAGCGAGGCCGCGGGCATGGAGTCGGTGGAGGCCCGTCGGCAGGTCTCGTTCGAGGCCGCCAACGCGTTCCTCATCACGCTGCAGGAGCAGCAGGTCTTCCAGGCCGCCGAGCAGCGCATCGCCTTCGCCCGCCAGTCGCTCGCGGACGCGCAGGCCCGCGCCAAGGGGGGACTCGCCAGCACCAACGATGTCACCCGCGCGGAGGTGGAGGTGGCCACCGCGGAGGTGGAGCTCATCAGCGCCCGCAACCTGGCGCAGACGAGCCGCCTGGAGCTCGGCTTCCTGCTGGTGGAGCCGGTGGAGGGAGCGCTCGCGGCGCCCCAGCAGCTGCTCGAGGACGCGGCCCGTCCGCTGGACACGCACGACAGCATCATCCCCGGCGCGGTGGAGCGGCGCCCGGACATCCTCGCCGGCCAGCTGCGCGTGGAGTCGCTGGAGGCCAACGCGTGGGAGCCGCTCGCGAGGCTGCTGCCCGCGCTCGGCGTGTCCGCGACGTACCGGCTCACCAACGAGCAGGGCCTCGCGGGCCGCACGGGAGATGGCTTCCTGGCCGCGGACCTCACGTGGAACCTCTTCGACGGCGGCGAGCGGTACGCGGAGCGCCACGAGCGGGTGGCCCTGGCGCGCGCCGCCGAGCTGGAGCTGGAGCAGGGCACCCGCCGCGTGGACGTGGACATCCAGCGGGCCCGGGTGGCCCTGGAGAACGCGCGGGCGGCGCTCACGCAGAGCGAGCTGGCGACGCGTGCGGCGAAGCAGAACGCGGAGGAGCAGGGCATCCTCTACCGCCAGGGCTTGTCCACGGCGCTGACGCTGGCGGATGCCTCGCTGCGGCTGTTCGAGGCGGAGGTGGCCCTGGCCCGCAGCCGGTACTCGCTGGGCGTCGCCCTGTTGGGCTTGAGGGCGGCAGTCGGACTCGATCCTTTGGGGAAGGAACCGTGA
- a CDS encoding MlaE family ABC transporter permease, producing MSPSPRIESPGLRTVRGAGAVGLEAVRGAGALALVAARTVLGLPRLERRELARALVQFGYDSLPLALATAALAGVIVVLQSGLYIQRFGARAFLGWAAGYGVLWEFGPLLLGLIMSARIGARNAAELATMQVGGQIEGLRGIGLDPFAILVAPRVVAMELSMLAMSTFTFLVAILFEALAALLTLDLPLRTFFGTFAHMLSPLDILGGVLKTGAFGLAISLVSTAVGLSARGGAQAVGRAAASAVVRGCAAIFLLDFVLTLVLAGWMT from the coding sequence GTGAGCCCATCGCCGCGCATCGAGAGCCCCGGGCTGCGGACCGTGCGTGGCGCGGGCGCGGTGGGGCTGGAGGCGGTGCGCGGCGCGGGAGCGCTGGCCCTCGTCGCGGCGCGCACGGTGCTGGGATTGCCGCGGCTGGAGCGACGCGAGCTGGCGCGGGCGCTGGTGCAGTTCGGCTACGACTCGCTGCCCCTGGCCCTGGCCACCGCGGCGCTGGCGGGCGTCATCGTCGTGTTGCAGTCGGGGCTGTACATCCAGCGCTTCGGGGCGAGAGCGTTCCTCGGGTGGGCCGCGGGCTATGGGGTGCTGTGGGAGTTCGGCCCGCTGCTGCTGGGGCTCATCATGTCCGCGCGCATCGGCGCGAGGAACGCGGCGGAGCTGGCCACCATGCAGGTGGGCGGGCAGATCGAGGGCCTGCGAGGCATCGGCCTGGACCCCTTCGCCATCCTCGTGGCGCCGCGCGTGGTGGCGATGGAGCTGAGCATGCTCGCGATGAGCACCTTCACGTTCCTGGTGGCCATCCTGTTCGAGGCCCTGGCCGCGCTGCTCACCCTGGACCTGCCGCTGAGGACGTTCTTCGGGACCTTCGCGCACATGTTGAGCCCGTTGGATATCCTGGGCGGCGTGTTGAAGACGGGGGCCTTCGGCCTCGCCATCTCGCTGGTGTCCACGGCGGTGGGGCTGTCCGCGCGAGGAGGCGCCCAGGCCGTCGGACGCGCGGCGGCGAGCGCGGTGGTGCGCGGGTGCGCGGCCATCTTCCTGCTCGACTTCGTGCTCACGCTCGTGCTCGCCGGGTGGATGACATGA